From a single Candoia aspera isolate rCanAsp1 chromosome 2, rCanAsp1.hap2, whole genome shotgun sequence genomic region:
- the LOC134492351 gene encoding zinc finger protein 493-like, which produces MFIGISFSCPICFKELALFSDKGDWEPLDPEQRGLQGEIMLGNSRNVAFLADDGQEKKNNEKSTMLHLQTIKHELQEEVFQNQWGSKRPEENRSSNSREKSSTSQSAEIHGYPVEHQKGNKREKRLEHGKTFKDKSDLSKRYRTQTKEKPYEIEHGKNYDQSFSSNLYRNMSSGKKQYKCMECGKNFNHSSSLTTHKRIHTGEKPFNCTVCGKSFSMSSSLISHKRIHTGEKPYKCMECGKNFSGLSSFTSHKRIHSGEKPYKCTECGRSFRGLSSFTSHKRIHSGEKPYKCTECGKDFRKSDHLTIHKRIHTGEKPYKCMECGRSFTRNSQLTYHKTRIHSGEKPYKCLECGKSFSGLSSFTSHKRIHSGEKPYKCLDCGKSFSMSSNLTSHKRTHTGEKPYTCLECGKSFSISSSLISHKRIHTGEKPYQCLDCGKSFSMSSNLTSHKRIHTGEKPYKCLDCGKTFSKSSYLTSHKRIHTGEKPYQCMECGKSFRGLSSFTSHKRIHSGEKPYKCMECGKSFSMSSSLTSHKRIHTGEKPYKCILCGKSFRKSDNLTCHVRKHTGEKPYKCMECGKSFSTSSDITSHKRTHSGEKPYKCLECGKSFRGLSSFISHKRIHSGEKPYKCMECGKSFSMNSSLNSHKRIHTRENPYKCMECGKNFSKSGHLASHKRIHTGEKPYKCLECGKSFSGLSSFNSHKRIHSGEKPYKCMECGKSFSMSSSLTSHKRIHTGEKPYKCVECGKNFSKSSSLTSHKRIHTGERPYKCMECGKSFSMSSNLTSHKRIHSGEKLYKCLECGKNFRWSSRLISHKRIHSGEKPYKCLECGKSFSGLSSFNSHKRIHTGEKPYECIECGKSFSTSSALISHKRIHTGEKPYKCMECGKSFSKSSSLTSHKRIHTGEKPYTCLECGKSFSMSNIHLQEASLSKAFVAGGGLAFVPWNVWYQSLESARTRYSSYTILWTEPQVKQKRICLQDPLGGASSQTTSPARSAKGAPQSLAGEASRRDLEERAGEGHPQPRETRARALPPGPGTERARGVLVQKERAREAASAPPATRGRARGGREEAKPGPSARTSVAIGGVPAGKARRRRGCCFPQLAPGKRSPSFFGSFVGVSVGSQRQDGKAGPEAAEAKAALEKPFLTRYL; this is translated from the exons ATGTTTATAGGGATTTCTTTTTCCTGTCCTATATGCTTCAAGGAGCTGGCTCTGTTTTCTGACAAAGGGGATTGGGAGCCACTGGATCCTGAGCAAAGAGGCCTGCAAGGGGAAATCATGCTGGGGAATTCAAGGAATGTGGCTTTTCTGG CAGATGATGGGCAGGAGAAGAAGAATAATGAAAAATCAACTATGTTGCATTTGCAAACAATCAAGCATGAACTACAAGAAGAGGTGTTTCAAAATCAGTGGGGATCGAAAAGACCTGAAGAAAACAGATCAAGTAACAGCAGGGAAAAATCATCTACTTCTCAAAGTGCAGAAATTCATGGCTATCCAGTTGAAcatcaaaaaggaaataaaagagaaaagcgTCTAGAGCATGGGAAAACATTCAAAGATAAATCTGATTTAAGTAAACGCTACAGAACCCAGACAAAAGAGAAACCATATGAAATAGAACATGGAAAAAATTACGATCAGAGCTTCTCTTCTAATTTATATCGAAACATGTCCTCAGGAAAGAAAcaatataaatgcatggaatgcGGAAAAAACTTCAACCATTCAAGTTCCCTTACtacccataaaaggatccacacaggcgAGAAACCATTTAATTGTAcagtgtgtggaaagagcttcagtatgAGCAGTTCCCTTATATCCCACAAAAGGAtacacacgggggagaagccatataaatgcatggagtgtggaaaaaacTTCAGTGGCTTGAGTTcatttacttcccataaaaggatccactccggagagaaaccatataaatgcacggAGTGTGGGAGGAGCTTCAGGGGCTTGAGTTcatttacttcccataaaaggatccactccggagagaaaccatataaatgcacggAGTGTGGGAAAGACTTTCGTAAGAGCGATCATCTTACTATCCAtaagaggatccacacaggggagaagccatacaaatgcatggaatgtggaagGAGCTTTACTCGCAACAGTCAACTTACTTACCATAAAAca aggatccattcaggggagaaaccatataaatgcttggagtgtggaaaaagctttagTGGTTTGAGTTcatttacttcccataaaaggattcactcaggagagaaaccatataaatgcttggactgtggaaagagcttcagcatgAGCAGTAATCTTACATCCCACAAGAGgacccacacaggggagaaaccatatacatgcctggagtgtggaaagagcttcagcatTAGTAGTTCACTTATTTCCCAcaagaggatccacacaggggagaaaccatatcaatGCTTGGATTGTGGAAAGAGTTTTAGTATGAGCAGTAACCTTACATCCcacaaaaggatccacacaggagagaaaccatataaatgcctggattGTGGTAAGACCTTCAGTAAAAGCAGTTACCTAACTTCTCAtaagaggatccacacaggggagaaaccatatcaatgcatggagtgtggaaaaagcttcagggGATTGAGTTCCttcacttcccataaaaggatccactcgggggagaaaccatataaatgtatggagtgtggaaagagcttcagtatgAGCAGTTCtcttacttctcataaaaggatccacaccggagagaaaccatataaatgcatattgtgtggaaagagcttccgcAAGAGTGATAATCTTACATGCCATGTGAGAAaacacacaggggagaaaccatataaatgtatggagtgtggaaagagcttcagtaccAGTAGTGATATTACTTCCCACAAAAGGACTCActcaggggagaaaccgtataaatgtctggagtgtggaaaaagcttcagggGATTGAGTTCCtttatttcccataaaaggatccactcaggagagaaaccatataaatgtatggaatgtggaaagagcttcagtatgAACAGTTCTCTTAattctcataaaaggatccacacacgGGAGAAtccatataaatgtatggagtgtgggaAGAACTTCAGTAAGAGTGGTCACCTTGCTTCtcataaaagaatccacacaggagagaaaccctataaatgtctggagtgtgggaaaagttttagtgGCCTGAGTTCCTTTAATTCCCATAAAAGAATCCACTCaggggaaaaaccatataaatgtatggaatgtgggaagagcttcagcatGAGTAGCTCtcttacttctcataaaaggatccacacaggagagaaaccatacaaatgcgtggagtgtggaaagaacttcagTAAGAGCAGTTCccttacttctcataaaaggatccatacaggggagagaccatataagtgcatggagtgtggaaagagtttcagtatGAGCAGTAAccttacttctcataaaaggatccactctGGGGAGAAGCTGTAcaaatgcttggagtgtggaaagaacttcagATGGAGCAGCCGTCTGATTTCCCATAAGCGGATTCACTCAGGGgaaaagccatataaatgtttggaatgtggaaagagtttcagtggCTTGAGTTCCTTTAATtcccataaaagaatccacacaggggagaaaccgtacgAATGcatagagtgtggaaagagtttcagtacAAGTAGTGCCCTTATTTCCcacaaaaggatccacacaggagagaaaccatataaatgtatggagtgtggaaagagcttcagtaaaAGCAGttctcttacttcccataaacggatccacacaggagagaaaccatacacGTGCCTAgaatgtggaaaaagcttcagtatGAGTA ACATACACCTGCAGGAAGCATCCCTCTCCAAGGCATTCGTAGCAGGAGGAGGCTTAGCGTTTGTGCCGTGGAATGTCTGGTACCAGAGTTTGGAGTCAGCAAGAACTCGATATAGTTCGTATACGATTTTGTGGACAGAGCCCCAGGTGAAGCAGAAAAG GATTTGCCTGCAGGATCCGCTAGGTGGCGCCTCCTCGCAAACGACCTCGCCTGCCCGGTCAGCCAAAGGCGCGCCGCAGAGTCTGGCTGGGGAGGCGTCTCGCCGGGACTTGGAAGAGCGGGCCGGGGAGGGACACCCCCAGCCTAGGGAgacgcgcgcgcgcgcgctcccTCCGGGTCCGGGGACAGAGAGGGCGCGGGGGGTCCTCGTGCAGAAGGAACGCGCGCGGGAAGCCGCATCTGCTCCGCCAGCCACCCGGGGTCGCGCTCGCGGGGGCCGCGAGGAAGCCAAGCCCGGACCCTCCGCCAGGACCTCGGTCGCGATCGGGGGAGTCCCGGCGGGGAAAGCCCGTCGTCGTCGTGGCTGCTGCTTTCCCCAGCTGGCGCCCGGCAAGAGAAGCCCTTCCTTCTTCGGATCTTTCGTTGGCGTTTCCGTTGGGTCGCAGCGACAGGATGGAAAG GCAGGTCCCGAAGCTGCGGAAGCGAAGGCGGCCCTTGAGAAGCCCTTCCTTACTCGGTACCTGTAA